A section of the Rhodanobacteraceae bacterium genome encodes:
- a CDS encoding alpha-L-glutamate ligase-like protein — MINPFRIARRLREIGLAGINQRNADFVLRYNARRFYPRVDDKVLTKKLAIEHGLPVPELYAVVREEHEIEELHATLKDRESFVAKPAHGSGGDGILVITGRRGAKYRRSNGQLMDQDDFEHHLSNTLSGLFSLGGQPDAVLIEYCVQFDPIFDHVSYKGVPDVRVIVFKGYPVMAMIRLPTRMSDGKANLHQGAIGVGIDIPTGLTRRGVWGNEPVKEHPDTEHSIIGLEIPRWDELLMIAARASEMSGLGYVGVDLVLDKDLGPLILELNARPGLAIQIANGNGLVHRLRKVEALEAIDPDPAARVAWSRREFPTL, encoded by the coding sequence ATGATCAACCCCTTCCGCATTGCCAGGCGCTTGCGCGAGATCGGCCTGGCGGGCATCAATCAGCGCAACGCGGATTTCGTGCTGCGCTACAACGCCCGCCGCTTCTATCCGCGCGTGGACGACAAGGTGCTGACCAAGAAGCTCGCCATCGAGCACGGCCTGCCGGTGCCCGAGCTGTATGCCGTGGTTCGAGAAGAACACGAGATCGAGGAGCTGCACGCCACGCTCAAGGATCGCGAGAGCTTCGTTGCCAAGCCGGCACATGGCTCCGGCGGTGACGGCATCCTGGTGATCACCGGTCGCCGCGGCGCCAAGTACCGCCGCAGCAACGGCCAGCTGATGGATCAGGACGATTTCGAGCACCATCTGTCGAACACCCTGTCGGGCCTGTTCAGCCTCGGTGGCCAGCCAGACGCGGTGCTGATCGAATACTGCGTGCAGTTCGATCCCATCTTCGATCACGTCAGCTACAAGGGCGTGCCCGATGTACGCGTGATCGTGTTCAAGGGCTATCCGGTGATGGCCATGATCCGCCTGCCCACGCGCATGTCCGATGGCAAGGCCAATCTGCACCAGGGCGCCATCGGTGTCGGCATCGACATTCCCACCGGGCTCACCCGACGCGGCGTCTGGGGCAACGAGCCGGTCAAGGAACACCCCGATACCGAGCACTCGATCATTGGCCTGGAAATTCCACGTTGGGACGAACTGCTGATGATCGCGGCCCGGGCCAGCGAGATGAGCGGACTCGGTTACGTCGGCGTCGATCTGGTGCTCGACAAGGACCTCGGTCCGCTGATCCTGGAGCTCAACGCGCGCCCGGGTCTGGCCATCCAGATCGCCAACGGCAACGGCCTGGTGCACCGTTTGCGCAAGGTCGAGGCGCTCGAAGCCATCGACCCCGATCCCGCCGCCCGCGTGGCCTGGTCCCGCCGCGAATTCCCGACGCTGTAG